Proteins co-encoded in one Kutzneria chonburiensis genomic window:
- the folE gene encoding GTP cyclohydrolase I FolE, protein MQALRVVHEPETGVDLAAAERAAGDLLRALGVDTDSESLRATPGRMARAYAELFTPRPFDLTTFPNDEGYDELVLARSIPVRSVCEHHLLPFVGVAHVGYLPDSRILGLSKLARVVEHFASRPQVQERLTKQVADWLSTQLAPKGVGVVIEAEHTCMTLRGVRASGSNTVTSTMLGILRSDARSRQEFFALAGVK, encoded by the coding sequence ATGCAGGCGTTACGGGTGGTTCACGAGCCCGAGACCGGGGTCGATCTGGCCGCCGCCGAGCGCGCCGCCGGCGACCTGCTGCGCGCACTCGGCGTGGACACCGACAGCGAGAGCCTGCGGGCCACGCCGGGACGGATGGCGCGGGCCTACGCCGAGCTGTTCACGCCGCGCCCGTTCGATCTCACCACGTTCCCCAACGACGAGGGCTACGACGAGCTGGTGCTGGCCCGCAGCATCCCGGTGCGGTCGGTGTGCGAGCACCACCTGCTGCCGTTCGTCGGCGTCGCGCACGTCGGCTACCTGCCGGACAGCCGGATCCTCGGACTGTCCAAACTGGCCCGTGTGGTCGAGCATTTCGCCAGCCGGCCGCAGGTCCAGGAGCGGCTGACCAAGCAGGTCGCGGACTGGCTGAGCACGCAGCTGGCGCCCAAGGGCGTCGGCGTGGTGATCGAGGCCGAACACACGTGCATGACGCTGCGCGGCGTGCGGGCCTCCGGGTCGAACACCGTCACCTCGACGATGCTCGGCATCCTGCGGTCCGACGCGCGGTCGCGCCAGGAGTTCTTCGCGCTGGCCGGGGTCAAATAA
- a CDS encoding LysR family transcriptional regulator: protein MSNRPELVALRSFLSVYRTGGVARAAEALRLSQPAVSHHIKAIEESVGRPLFRRSGRGIAPTEAGHSLAAEVAEHIDALEGALDGLRSATLSGAGPVFVGAPVDLLERYVVTRMTPLLAEGLTVRCRVGLSPDLVQAVLRDEIDVALLTKIEGVPTRRMYLVQLLEERFMLVGPAGDEPYEPGQERRFVGYSEEMPMARRYFRECWAIRPPAPALIVNDFRAVVAAVLAGAGLTIAPHYLVEEHLAAGQLSVLHKPSQPVVNTVHIGTRRGREHLPRIRAVFGALSSVD, encoded by the coding sequence GTGTCGAACCGTCCCGAACTGGTCGCCCTGCGGTCGTTCCTGAGCGTGTACCGGACGGGCGGGGTCGCCCGGGCGGCCGAGGCGCTGCGGCTGTCGCAGCCCGCCGTGTCGCACCACATCAAGGCCATCGAGGAGTCGGTCGGCCGGCCGCTGTTCCGGCGGTCCGGCCGCGGCATCGCGCCGACCGAGGCCGGGCACAGCCTGGCCGCCGAGGTCGCCGAGCACATCGACGCCCTGGAAGGGGCGCTGGACGGACTGCGCTCCGCCACCCTGTCCGGGGCCGGCCCGGTGTTCGTCGGCGCCCCCGTCGACCTGCTGGAACGCTATGTCGTCACCCGGATGACGCCGCTGCTGGCCGAGGGGCTGACCGTGCGGTGCCGGGTCGGGCTGTCGCCCGATCTCGTGCAGGCGGTGCTGCGGGACGAGATCGACGTGGCGCTGCTGACCAAGATCGAGGGCGTTCCGACCCGGCGGATGTACCTCGTGCAGCTGCTGGAGGAACGGTTCATGCTGGTCGGGCCGGCCGGCGACGAGCCGTACGAGCCCGGGCAGGAGCGGCGGTTCGTCGGCTACTCCGAGGAGATGCCGATGGCGCGACGCTATTTCCGGGAGTGTTGGGCCATTCGGCCGCCGGCGCCGGCCCTGATCGTCAATGATTTTCGGGCCGTGGTCGCCGCCGTGCTGGCCGGGGCCGGGCTGACCATCGCGCCGCACTACCTGGTCGAGGAGCACCTCGCTGCCGGCCAACTTTCCGTGCTGCACAAGCCTTCCCAGCCCGTCGTCAACACCGTCCACATCGGAACGCGACGGGGCCGGGAGCACCTGCCGCGGATCCGGGCGGTGTTCGGCGCACTGTCCTCTGTGGACTAA
- a CDS encoding HNH endonuclease — protein sequence MGVLVLNASLEPLHTVSVPHAVRMLIREVAEIHEADAGTKFGHYPLPRVVRLVRYVVMKWRYSRPPSWTRRAVLKRDNHRCAYCGGPADTIDHVVPLSRGGARTSWLNTVACCGGSARSCNARKGNRLLSEAGMRLLVTPHVPTWAELCS from the coding sequence ATGGGCGTATTAGTGCTGAACGCGAGCTTGGAGCCGCTGCATACCGTGTCGGTGCCGCACGCCGTCCGAATGCTGATACGTGAGGTCGCCGAGATCCACGAGGCCGACGCCGGCACGAAGTTCGGCCACTACCCGCTGCCGCGGGTCGTGCGGCTCGTGCGGTACGTGGTGATGAAGTGGCGCTACAGCCGTCCGCCGAGCTGGACCCGGCGCGCCGTGCTGAAGCGTGACAACCACCGCTGTGCCTATTGCGGCGGCCCCGCCGACACCATCGACCACGTCGTCCCGCTGTCGCGCGGCGGCGCCCGGACCAGTTGGCTCAACACCGTCGCCTGCTGCGGCGGCAGCGCCCGCAGCTGCAACGCCCGCAAGGGCAACCGCCTGCTGTCCGAAGCCGGCATGCGGCTGCTCGTGACGCCGCACGTGCCGACCTGGGCCGAGCTCTGCTCCTGA
- a CDS encoding alpha/beta hydrolase, translated as MTRVTFRADGIELVGNLDRATNAPAVVLTGPFTGVKEQVVGTYAGLLHERGITTLAFDHRGFGESGGRRVHEDSQGKLADLRAAVSVLAEHTDRIGVVGVCLGGGYAVKAAATDPRLKAVVGIAGAYNSPVRFSGYREAIRTFIDRYDDELPAVAPANGLAAMAGDEPYAYYGTDRAKAEHWENRVTYGSLHSLMTFDALGAAPLLTETPLLIVHGRKDDYCSPELAAAAYEDAAGPKEIRWLDAEQHIDLYDVEPYVSQAADAAAEFLHRRL; from the coding sequence ATGACACGCGTGACGTTCCGGGCCGACGGCATCGAGCTGGTCGGAAACCTCGACAGGGCAACGAATGCGCCGGCGGTGGTGCTGACGGGGCCGTTCACGGGGGTGAAGGAGCAGGTGGTGGGCACATACGCCGGCCTGCTGCACGAGCGGGGCATCACGACGCTGGCCTTCGACCACCGGGGCTTCGGGGAAAGCGGCGGCCGGCGGGTGCACGAAGACAGTCAGGGAAAGCTGGCGGATCTACGAGCGGCGGTGAGTGTGCTGGCGGAGCACACGGACCGGATCGGCGTGGTCGGGGTGTGCCTGGGCGGCGGTTACGCGGTGAAGGCGGCGGCGACGGATCCGCGTCTCAAGGCCGTGGTGGGCATTGCCGGCGCGTACAACAGCCCCGTCCGTTTCAGCGGCTACCGCGAGGCGATCCGCACCTTCATCGACCGCTACGACGACGAACTCCCGGCGGTGGCCCCGGCCAACGGCCTCGCGGCGATGGCCGGCGATGAGCCGTATGCCTATTACGGCACGGACCGTGCCAAGGCGGAGCACTGGGAGAACCGCGTCACCTACGGCTCCCTGCACTCGCTGATGACCTTCGACGCCCTCGGCGCGGCGCCGCTGCTGACCGAGACGCCGCTGCTGATCGTGCACGGCCGCAAGGACGACTACTGCTCTCCGGAGCTGGCGGCCGCGGCGTACGAGGATGCCGCCGGCCCGAAGGAAATCCGCTGGCTGGACGCGGAGCAGCACATCGATCTCTACGACGTGGAACCGTACGTGAGCCAAGCGGCCGACGCCGCGGCGGAATTCCTGCACCGCCGGCTGTGA
- a CDS encoding winged helix-turn-helix transcriptional regulator, whose protein sequence is MFVPDVLLESCATRQALERLASKWRVLVVYVLLAGPQRHAELRRRLPGISAKVLTETLRDMESDGLVSRHVLKSSPPQHVEYALTELGKTLEQPLAAICEWALTSSR, encoded by the coding sequence GTGTTCGTGCCGGACGTGCTGTTGGAGAGCTGCGCCACTCGGCAGGCGTTGGAACGACTCGCCTCCAAGTGGCGGGTGCTCGTCGTCTACGTCCTGCTCGCCGGGCCGCAGCGCCATGCCGAGCTCCGGCGGCGGCTTCCCGGCATCAGCGCCAAGGTCCTCACCGAGACCCTGCGCGACATGGAGTCCGACGGCCTCGTCTCCCGGCACGTCCTCAAATCCTCGCCGCCGCAACACGTCGAGTACGCCCTCACCGAACTCGGCAAGACCCTCGAACAGCCCCTCGCCGCCATCTGCGAATGGGCCTTGACCAGCTCTCGGTGA
- a CDS encoding DUF6924 domain-containing protein — protein MHSLVAADAAAAEEDRIFYLFLADGGEGLLAVDLADEPGRTFRLPVDRFADMSANLSIGNMDFADFAD, from the coding sequence GTGCATTCCCTTGTCGCCGCCGATGCCGCCGCGGCCGAGGAGGACCGCATCTTCTACCTGTTCCTGGCCGATGGTGGGGAGGGCCTGCTGGCCGTCGACCTGGCCGACGAGCCCGGACGGACGTTCCGGCTGCCCGTGGACCGGTTCGCCGACATGTCCGCGAACCTCAGCATCGGCAACATGGACTTCGCCGACTTCGCCGACTGA
- a CDS encoding GNAT family N-acetyltransferase — protein MLTGKLVRLRALEPSDAEALYRWNSDPEVLQWMVNAYPESLAQLTKRLGEDRPANTYDKLILCVETLADRTPIGAIALTGAEPENARAELDVYIGEAAYRNGGYGTDAIRVLCRYGFDQMRLHGISLWVVPENEPARHVYKKLGFVEDGRERERFRRDGKWYDLIIMSLLEGELVED, from the coding sequence ATGCTGACCGGGAAGCTTGTGCGGCTGCGCGCCCTGGAACCCTCCGACGCCGAGGCCCTCTACCGCTGGAACTCCGATCCCGAGGTGCTCCAGTGGATGGTCAACGCCTATCCCGAGTCACTCGCCCAGCTCACCAAGCGCCTCGGCGAGGACCGTCCCGCCAACACCTACGACAAGCTCATCCTGTGCGTCGAGACCCTCGCCGACCGGACTCCCATCGGCGCCATCGCCCTCACCGGCGCCGAACCCGAGAACGCCCGTGCCGAGCTCGACGTCTACATCGGCGAGGCTGCCTACCGCAACGGCGGCTACGGCACCGACGCCATCCGGGTGCTGTGCCGCTACGGCTTCGACCAGATGCGCCTGCACGGCATCTCCCTCTGGGTCGTCCCCGAGAACGAGCCCGCTCGCCACGTCTACAAGAAACTGGGCTTCGTCGAGGACGGCCGCGAACGCGAACGCTTCCGCCGCGACGGCAAGTGGTACGACCTCATCATCATGAGCCTGCTCGAAGGCGAACTCGTCGAGGACTGA
- a CDS encoding GlxA family transcriptional regulator, which produces MSRDKATVAVLMFDRAPMFETSVPISVFGVDRTSSGAPDFTLRPVAGEPGPLTTTGGVQVVPPYGLDALDGAGIIVAPSWRNTAERPPEPALRALRAAYEDGALVIGQCMGAFVLAAAGLLDGRRAATHWFHAPVLAASYPLVTVDADVLYCDDGDVITSGGSAAGIDACLHVVRRLWGASAATAIARRMIVAPQRSGGQAQYIDHPILEMPDGDQLAQAMTFALEHLDEALEVDVLAARAHLSRRTFDRQFRAVVGISPLQWLLHQRILQAQRMLEQTDLPVDVIARRVGFTAGVSLRPSFRRIVGVSPQDYRKTFRPREVELNRLPAAVTFGSC; this is translated from the coding sequence ATGAGCCGGGACAAGGCCACCGTCGCGGTGCTGATGTTCGACCGCGCACCGATGTTCGAGACGTCGGTGCCGATCAGCGTGTTCGGCGTGGACCGGACCTCCAGTGGCGCACCGGACTTCACGCTGCGGCCGGTCGCCGGCGAGCCCGGGCCGCTGACCACCACCGGCGGCGTCCAGGTCGTGCCGCCGTATGGATTGGACGCGTTGGACGGCGCCGGCATCATCGTCGCGCCGTCGTGGCGCAACACCGCCGAGCGGCCGCCGGAGCCGGCGCTGCGGGCCCTTCGTGCCGCGTACGAGGACGGCGCGTTGGTCATCGGCCAGTGCATGGGCGCTTTCGTGTTGGCCGCCGCCGGGCTGCTCGACGGCCGGCGCGCGGCCACGCACTGGTTCCACGCCCCAGTGCTGGCCGCGTCTTATCCTTTGGTAACAGTGGATGCGGACGTCCTGTACTGCGACGACGGCGACGTGATCACCAGCGGTGGCTCCGCCGCCGGCATCGATGCGTGCCTGCACGTGGTGCGGCGACTGTGGGGCGCGTCAGCGGCGACGGCCATCGCGCGGCGGATGATCGTTGCGCCACAACGTAGTGGCGGGCAGGCGCAGTACATCGACCACCCCATTCTGGAGATGCCCGACGGCGATCAGTTGGCGCAGGCCATGACCTTCGCCCTTGAGCACCTCGACGAGGCCTTGGAAGTGGATGTGTTGGCTGCCCGTGCGCACCTGTCGCGTCGCACCTTCGACCGTCAGTTCCGGGCCGTCGTCGGCATCTCACCGCTGCAATGGCTGCTGCACCAACGGATTCTCCAGGCGCAGCGGATGTTGGAGCAGACCGACCTGCCGGTCGACGTCATCGCCCGGCGGGTCGGCTTCACCGCCGGCGTGTCGTTGCGGCCGTCTTTCCGGCGCATCGTCGGTGTCAGTCCGCAGGATTATCGGAAGACGTTCAGGCCACGGGAAGTCGAGCTAAATCGATTGCCCGCCGCTGTTACGTTCGGCTCATGCTGA
- a CDS encoding MBL fold metallo-hydrolase yields MTTTVQFIGGPTALLELGGVRFLTDPTFDPPGDHPIGTRVQVKLIGPAVGPDELGPVDAVLLSHDQHPDNLDDLGREYLQRVPLVLGTAGTAERIGGPARELPLWQGIDVGGVRVTGVPARHGPMGSEYLTGEVRGFVLTGPDLPSVYVSGDNASLGIVQEIADNLGPIDIAVLFGGRGRSTLMDAYLTLGADEMARAAEILQAKTVVPIHIDGWGHFTEDRSAVPAAFAKRGLSDRLVMPPAGEVVILGA; encoded by the coding sequence ATGACGACAACGGTGCAGTTCATCGGTGGTCCGACCGCCCTGCTCGAGCTCGGTGGCGTGCGCTTCTTGACCGACCCGACCTTCGACCCGCCGGGCGACCACCCGATCGGCACCCGGGTCCAGGTCAAGCTCATCGGGCCGGCAGTCGGTCCGGACGAGCTCGGACCGGTGGACGCCGTCCTGCTGTCCCACGACCAGCACCCGGACAACCTCGACGACCTCGGCCGTGAATACCTCCAGCGGGTGCCGCTCGTGCTCGGCACCGCTGGCACGGCCGAGCGGATCGGCGGTCCAGCACGGGAACTTCCGCTCTGGCAGGGCATCGACGTGGGCGGCGTGCGAGTCACCGGCGTGCCGGCGCGGCACGGGCCGATGGGCAGCGAGTACCTGACCGGCGAGGTGCGCGGCTTCGTGCTGACCGGTCCCGACCTGCCGAGCGTCTACGTCAGCGGGGACAACGCGTCGCTGGGGATCGTGCAGGAGATCGCCGACAACCTCGGGCCGATCGACATCGCCGTGCTGTTCGGCGGGCGCGGCCGCAGCACGCTGATGGACGCCTACCTGACGCTCGGGGCCGACGAGATGGCCAGGGCGGCGGAGATCCTTCAGGCCAAGACCGTGGTGCCGATCCACATCGACGGCTGGGGCCACTTCACCGAGGACCGGTCGGCCGTTCCGGCGGCGTTCGCCAAGCGTGGCCTGTCCGACCGGCTGGTCATGCCCCCGGCCGGCGAGGTGGTGATACTGGGCGCATGA
- a CDS encoding helix-turn-helix domain-containing protein, with the protein MRELGLRDTNGILSQPWVRPRRSSAGLGWDRIFVSTQAERAYRASFDAAHTSMVILHLDGPVQVSRGRSRPCTVPAGGLFVHPAGHDLTVELGGSLNTVHVYLTDDAFGGPVQLAEEVGAVDPLVEQLMLALDAVLRDWEPSARTYVDHLTALLASHLARRREPPPAVGLTERQLAAVRDLIEARIAEPLPLADLADAAALSISQFVRQFKVSTGDTPHRYLVGLRLKHAQRMLHTSSLPIADIAVRCGFSHQEHLTRVMRSRLGATPGALRARAQNVQPGAHSVQAKRG; encoded by the coding sequence GTGCGCGAACTCGGCCTTCGTGACACCAACGGCATTCTGAGCCAGCCGTGGGTGCGGCCGAGGCGGTCCAGCGCCGGACTGGGCTGGGACCGTATCTTCGTCTCCACCCAGGCCGAGCGGGCCTACCGGGCCAGCTTCGACGCCGCGCACACCAGCATGGTCATCCTCCATCTGGACGGACCGGTACAGGTGAGCCGCGGCCGCAGCCGCCCGTGCACGGTGCCGGCCGGCGGCCTGTTCGTGCACCCGGCCGGGCACGATCTGACCGTGGAATTGGGCGGCAGCCTGAACACCGTGCACGTCTACCTGACCGACGACGCCTTCGGCGGGCCCGTCCAACTGGCCGAGGAAGTCGGCGCCGTCGACCCACTGGTCGAGCAACTAATGTTGGCGTTGGATGCGGTGCTGCGCGACTGGGAGCCGTCGGCCCGCACCTACGTGGACCATCTGACCGCGCTGCTGGCCAGTCACCTGGCCCGCCGTCGCGAACCGCCACCGGCCGTCGGACTGACCGAACGCCAGCTCGCGGCCGTCCGCGACCTGATCGAGGCCCGCATCGCCGAGCCGTTGCCACTGGCCGATCTGGCCGATGCGGCGGCGCTGAGCATCAGTCAGTTCGTCCGCCAGTTCAAGGTCAGCACCGGCGACACGCCCCACCGCTACCTGGTCGGCCTCCGACTCAAACACGCCCAACGTATGTTGCATACAAGCAGCCTGCCCATTGCCGACATCGCCGTCCGATGTGGATTCAGCCACCAGGAACACCTGACCCGGGTGATGCGGTCACGGCTGGGCGCGACTCCGGGCGCGTTGCGTGCACGTGCACAAAACGTGCAGCCCGGCGCGCATTCCGTGCAGGCGAAGCGGGGTTGA
- a CDS encoding FAD-dependent oxidoreductase, translating to MTHDTDVLVVGSGPAGGSAALLLATYGVRTTLITKYGWVANTPRAHITNQRTMEVLRDLGIQAEAEAQGTPQHLMGDTVMCTSLAGEEIGRIRTWGTGDASATEYGAASPCGMIDLPQTYLEPILVSRAAERGAKVRFDTEFLSLHQDDDGVTATVLDRVRGETQTIRARYLIGADGGRSLVAEQLGLPVAGRTGKAGSMNIVFEADLNRYVQHRPSILYWVMRPGAETGGIGMGLVRCVRPWHKWLLTWGYDIDQAPPEVDDAAATAIVRDLVGDAELDVAIESTSLWTVNHSYATEYSSGRVFCAGDAVHRHPPSNGLGSNTSIQDSYNLAWKLAMVLRGEADPALLDTYTAERAPVGRQIVDRANLSRDQFLPIFETLGIAGGGDDEAITLGMKALDAPDADGAARRARMAEAIELKNFEFNAHGVEMNQRYESTAVIPDGSPEEVFRQDKELYVQATTRPGARLPHVWLVGAGGHRLSTLDLVGQGRFTLLTGISGAAWIDAAASLPLTVIRIGVDGLRDAYGDWLRAREIEEDGALLVRPDGYIAWRAARLPEDPTAALARAYTSVVRPTSDPR from the coding sequence ATGACCCACGACACGGATGTCCTGGTCGTCGGCAGCGGGCCGGCCGGCGGGTCGGCCGCGCTGCTGCTGGCCACCTACGGCGTCAGGACCACGCTCATCACGAAGTACGGCTGGGTGGCGAACACGCCGCGGGCGCACATCACCAACCAGCGCACCATGGAGGTCCTGCGCGACCTCGGGATCCAGGCCGAGGCCGAGGCCCAGGGCACGCCGCAGCACCTGATGGGCGACACCGTCATGTGCACCTCGCTGGCCGGCGAGGAGATCGGGCGCATCCGCACGTGGGGCACCGGCGACGCGTCCGCGACCGAGTACGGCGCGGCCAGCCCGTGCGGCATGATCGACCTGCCGCAGACCTACCTGGAGCCGATCCTGGTGTCGCGGGCCGCCGAGCGCGGCGCGAAGGTCCGGTTCGACACGGAATTCCTTTCCCTGCACCAGGATGACGACGGCGTCACGGCGACCGTGCTGGACCGGGTGCGCGGCGAGACGCAGACCATCCGGGCCCGCTACCTGATCGGCGCCGACGGCGGCCGCAGCCTGGTGGCCGAGCAGCTCGGCCTGCCGGTCGCCGGCCGCACCGGCAAGGCCGGCAGCATGAACATCGTCTTCGAGGCCGACCTGAACCGGTACGTACAGCACCGGCCGAGCATCCTGTACTGGGTGATGCGGCCGGGCGCCGAGACCGGCGGCATCGGCATGGGACTGGTGCGCTGCGTGCGTCCGTGGCACAAGTGGCTGCTCACCTGGGGCTACGACATCGACCAGGCGCCGCCGGAGGTCGACGACGCGGCAGCCACGGCGATCGTGCGGGACCTGGTCGGCGACGCCGAGCTGGACGTGGCCATCGAGTCGACGTCGCTGTGGACGGTCAACCACAGCTATGCCACGGAATACTCGTCGGGCCGGGTGTTCTGCGCCGGCGACGCCGTGCACCGGCACCCGCCGTCGAACGGCTTGGGCTCCAACACGTCCATTCAGGACTCGTACAACCTGGCCTGGAAGCTGGCCATGGTGTTGCGCGGCGAGGCCGATCCGGCGCTGTTGGACACCTACACCGCCGAACGCGCCCCGGTCGGCCGGCAGATCGTGGACCGGGCCAACCTCAGCCGCGACCAGTTCCTGCCGATCTTCGAGACTTTGGGCATCGCCGGCGGCGGTGACGACGAGGCGATCACGTTGGGGATGAAGGCCTTGGACGCGCCGGACGCGGACGGGGCGGCGCGGCGGGCCCGGATGGCCGAGGCCATCGAGCTGAAGAACTTCGAGTTCAACGCGCACGGCGTGGAGATGAACCAGCGTTACGAGTCGACCGCGGTGATCCCGGACGGTTCGCCGGAAGAGGTGTTCCGCCAGGACAAGGAGCTCTACGTCCAGGCCACCACCCGCCCCGGCGCGCGGCTGCCGCACGTGTGGCTGGTCGGCGCGGGCGGCCATCGACTGTCCACACTGGACCTTGTCGGCCAGGGCCGTTTCACGCTGCTCACCGGCATTTCCGGCGCGGCCTGGATCGACGCCGCCGCGTCACTCCCGCTGACCGTGATCAGGATCGGGGTCGACGGACTGCGCGACGCTTACGGGGATTGGTTGCGGGCCAGGGAAATCGAGGAGGACGGCGCCCTTCTGGTCCGTCCGGACGGCTACATCGCCTGGCGCGCCGCGCGGCTGCCGGAGGATCCGACCGCCGCGCTGGCGCGGGCGTACACCTCGGTGGTCAGGCCGACTTCGGACCCGCGCTGA
- a CDS encoding antibiotic biosynthesis monooxygenase family protein — protein sequence MAVVKINAVEVPEGQGDELEKRFAARAGAVDSEPGFLGFELLRPVAGETRYFVYTRWESDEAYQAWAAKAFGNHGGGRPVGTGASVLEFEVVLSAGPKSA from the coding sequence ATGGCAGTCGTGAAGATCAACGCGGTCGAGGTCCCCGAAGGCCAGGGCGACGAGCTGGAGAAGCGGTTCGCCGCGCGGGCCGGCGCGGTCGACTCCGAGCCCGGTTTCCTGGGCTTCGAGCTGCTGCGCCCGGTGGCCGGCGAGACCCGCTACTTCGTCTACACCCGCTGGGAGTCCGACGAGGCCTATCAGGCGTGGGCGGCCAAGGCCTTCGGCAACCACGGTGGCGGCCGGCCCGTCGGGACCGGCGCCAGCGTGCTGGAGTTCGAGGTCGTGCTCAGCGCGGGTCCGAAGTCGGCCTGA
- a CDS encoding SDR family oxidoreductase — MHVVTGATGLVGAALVLELLRRTDADVTCLVRPGRSDASTRLTAALTHAARAFGHGESFAADIRHRCAAVAADVDLPLCGVDPSRLRGTEFWHCAADQRYEERHWEGLQRTNVLGTRHAVDLATELGCRSFNHFSTAYVAGRRNGTVRERAVTDPLHNNRYEESKIAAEWVVLAADGLVKRILRPGIVIGHSVTRAVVGGHSGMYGIHRQLVQLERMLSMLGDPAVRTRPLRLRADRATPVDLAPVDLVAADAVSLSRSGQAGVFHLTHPTGIRLGDGLDLMFDVAGLPRPHYTYSDTAFTAADREFDRKIDFFRSYLTGHKTFDRSRLLAAVPAPAVSGWQLDRAVLREFQLWYQCHATSRQSVPSLSR; from the coding sequence GTGCACGTCGTCACCGGAGCTACCGGCCTGGTCGGTGCCGCGCTCGTGCTGGAACTGCTGCGCCGCACCGACGCGGACGTGACGTGCCTGGTGCGCCCCGGCCGCAGCGACGCCTCGACCCGGCTCACCGCCGCGCTGACTCATGCCGCACGGGCCTTCGGCCATGGCGAATCGTTCGCGGCCGATATCCGGCACCGCTGTGCGGCGGTGGCCGCCGACGTCGATCTTCCGCTGTGCGGCGTCGATCCGTCACGATTGCGTGGTACGGAGTTCTGGCACTGCGCGGCCGACCAGCGCTACGAGGAGCGGCACTGGGAAGGTTTGCAGCGCACCAATGTGCTGGGCACCCGGCACGCCGTCGATCTCGCGACCGAGCTGGGTTGCCGGTCCTTCAACCATTTCAGCACCGCCTACGTCGCCGGCCGTCGCAATGGGACAGTCCGTGAGCGCGCCGTCACGGATCCGTTGCACAACAACCGGTACGAGGAAAGCAAGATCGCCGCCGAGTGGGTCGTGCTGGCCGCCGACGGGCTGGTGAAGCGGATCCTGCGGCCCGGCATCGTGATCGGGCACAGCGTCACCCGTGCCGTGGTCGGCGGCCATTCCGGCATGTACGGCATACATCGTCAACTCGTGCAGCTGGAGCGCATGCTCTCGATGCTCGGCGATCCGGCGGTGCGCACCCGTCCGCTGCGCCTTCGGGCCGACCGGGCCACGCCCGTCGACCTCGCCCCGGTCGACCTCGTCGCCGCCGACGCGGTGTCGCTCAGCCGCTCCGGGCAGGCCGGCGTGTTCCACCTGACCCACCCCACCGGCATCCGCCTCGGTGACGGCCTCGACCTCATGTTCGACGTTGCCGGGCTGCCGCGGCCGCACTACACGTACTCCGACACCGCCTTCACCGCCGCCGACCGGGAGTTCGACCGCAAGATCGACTTCTTCCGGTCGTACCTCACCGGCCACAAGACCTTCGACCGCAGCCGGCTGCTGGCCGCCGTGCCCGCGCCGGCCGTGTCGGGCTGGCAGCTGGACCGGGCCGTGCTGCGCGAGTTCCAGCTCTGGTACCAGTGCCACGCCACCTCGCGACAGTCGGTGCCGTCGCTGAGCCGCTAG